The following DNA comes from Bos indicus x Bos taurus breed Angus x Brahman F1 hybrid chromosome 5, Bos_hybrid_MaternalHap_v2.0, whole genome shotgun sequence.
tgaaccgctgcgcggcttgcaggatcttagttcccggacaaCAGGGACTGAACCGACTCCTTAGagaacagagtcctaaccattggagaaccagggaattccctttccaCTCTAACTCAGTTGTCAGACACCCATCCCAAACACACCCCAGCTCCCTCAGTTGCTGGGCTCCTGCAACCCCTAATCCTGAGTTACAGTCCTCTCATACTGAGCCCCTTCTAACCTCTGCTGGGGGCCATCTCCACCCATGCTCTAATTTGCTCTCTTTCCCAGGTGCTTCTGGCCTCTGTGCTCTGCTTCACCTCTTCCCTGGACACAAGATACAATGTCCAGATAGTTGGGTTGCTGCCTGGAGGgtaagagagagtgaaaaagcacctgttttcttttctcacaaCTCTCCCACCCAACgccccctcctgccctgccctgtactatttcctctttcttcctcataTCCTTATTATTCCCAACCCACCCTCACTGTAGATTCCTCTCTTTCTGCAGATTTCCCCAACCTCTCCTCCCCAGCCTGGCTGAGCTGCCCAGGATTCTGGCCGACTCGTTGCCCATGGCGCTGGTTACCTTTGCAGTGTCTGCCTCCCTGGCCTCCATCTATGCAGACAAGTACAGCTACACTATTGACTCCAACCAGGTGTGACTTTGAATGAGGACCCTAGCCTCATTCACGAGACAGACAGCCCCCTAATGTGGTTTCCCCCTCCTAGCCATGCCTTCCTATCTCTCCTCTTCATCTCACTTCATCCTTTCAGGAGCTCCTGGCACATGGTGTCTCCAACCTcgtctcctccctcttctcttgctTTCCCAACTCTGCCACATTGGCTACGACCAGCCTACTCGTGGATGCTGGTGGGAACACACAGGTAAGAGCCATGTTCTCGGgtgaggagaaggagggagggatatCCATGTTGGGTGGTGGTGGAACAGGTGGAAGATTGGAAGATACCCAGGTGGCAGTCCTGTAGAGGACGATGGGAATCTGTGAGGGAATGTGAGTGGGGCGTGGGATTATCTGGGAAGAACATAGAGAAGAAAGGTCGGTTAAGACCTCTGTAGATTCTAAGCACTGAGAAAGGGCATGGTGTCCTATATGTAGTTCAAAATAAGGACAATACTAAtctggaaaataaatttaagaaacaaaattctgGACTTTTTCCTTGTGAggacatattctttttcaaagaaatgtCACATATTAAAGTCTCTCCCTGATATTTTTGGTTTCCTGTATTTGTTGGTGTCCTAAGCATGTGGTTAGCCTGCTTTTTAGAGTCATCCAACAGTGGCTTTTAAAATGGAGGTAGGCTGCAAAAATAGGGATGTTGAACTATATCTTGGGGGAAACCAACAAATGACAGGTATTTAATTGGGCAAGGGGAAAAGTGAGGAGCACAATATCAAGAAGGGGTTAAGGAGTGAGGAACAGCAGTGTGGAAGGGGATTTTGGGAGGAGGGAGACTTCCGAGAAGGCTGACACAGAGGCAGGAGACCATCTCTCAGTAGGGGTGGCTGAGGTTCCCTCCCTTCTTTGCTTCTGTCCCTTTCTGCCCTACAGCTGGCAGGCCTCTTCTCCTGCATGGTTGTCCTGTCTGTACTACTGTGGCTGGGGCCCCTCTTCTACTATCTGCCCAAGGTAAGcagcagaggaggcagagggatGTCTGGGAGGGGCGGCTACCTCCCCACACATGGAGGTGGTCAGCCTACCTCCTCTGCCCTAAGGCTGTCTTGGCCTGCATCAACATCTCCAGCATGCGCCAGATGTTCTTCCAGATGCGAGAACTCCCTCAACTATGGCGCATCAGCCGCGTGGACTTTGTGAGAAATGGCAGCATTGCTCTCAGatgccccctcccaccttcctagCGTCCCCAGCCTCTGCCCTTGATCAAAGTAAACTCAGAACCCAGTCCTGAGTTCTGCAGCCTACCCACCTTCAACTTGTATACCTCCTAATCCCTTTACTCAGAGACAAGGTGAAGGGTAAAGCTTGAACTTCTTCAGACCTGAGTATTTGTAACTCCCAAGGTGGTTCAAGGTGTGAGGTCCTTACCCTTGGTGTGTATCCCCTCTTAGGTCAACCTCATCCCTTCCTTCTGTCATTCTTTCTACTTTCTCCTgggccctccctccccatcattTGCCCTGGCAGTCACTGCCCCTGGACCCACCTTCCCTGGCAGTGAGGGCCTGGCATTTCTTCTGGGCATTTCACTCCCATCCATGTCCTGCAGGCTGTGTGGATGGTCACATGGGTGGCTGTCGTGACCCTGAGTGTGGACCTGGGCCTGGCTGTAGGTGTGGTCTTCTCCATGATGACTGTGGTCTGCCGCACCCAGAGGTGGGAGCAGAGATGAGGGGAGTCACgatgagaggaggggagagaacaGAGTGCTTGGGGTGACTCTCCAGCCAGATCAGGCTGGGAATCTGACCCCAGCTTCCTGCCCAgggtacagtgcctggcacttggaCTGGCTGAGGGAACAGAGCTCTACCGGCCACTCAGAGAGAGCCACAAGGTGGGTGGGCTACAgccaaagaaggaagggaaggttAGACTTGGATGGTTCACTGACCCTCTGACCCCTTAGCTCCTCCAGGTCCCAGGGCTCTGCATCCTGAGCTATCCAGCACCACTTTACTTTGGGACCCGAGGGCAGTTTCGCCGTGTCCTGGAGTGGCATCTGGGgcttggagaaggaagaaaggtgaGGTACCTGGTCAAAGGGAAGTGTGGCTTCTTTGAGGCTGGGGGGCAGGTGGGTGCTCCAGGGGGGATTCTTGGGCTCACTGGGTGCATGTTTGTGCTCACGTCTCAGAGGTGGTGATTCCCTTTCTCTACTCACAGGAGGCTCCAAAGACAGATGGCCCACCTGATGCAGGTGAGGTGGGAGGATAAGGAGGGAGATTTGGGCACCACCCACGGAGGCATCTGAGTCCTCCTGCCTTCTCCCATCCTAGCTGCCGAGCCTGTCAGGGTGGTGGTCCTAGACTGCAGTGGTGTCACCTTTGCAGATGCTGCAGGGGCCAGAGAAGTGGTTCaggtgagggagagggtaggCGAAGGAGGAAGTCCCCTTGTGGTTTCATGAACACCGTCTGATGTAGGACttaaccccctcccccacccccacccccactcccacccccgcaGCTGGCCAGTCGATGCCGAGATGCTGGGATCCACCTTCTCCTGGCTCAGTGCAATGGTGAGATGTGCAGGATGGAGGGATTGGAGACAGGGGAGTGACCAGACACttggtggggagggaagaggacaCAGTGTGGACGTAGGACCGGAGGACCTGATCCCCTCTCCACACAGCCTCAGTGCTGGGGACGCTGACCCAGGCAGGACTCCTGGACAGAGTGACCCCAGAACAGCTGTTTGTGAGTGTCCAGGATGCAGCTGCGCATGCTCTGGAGAGGCTGGTGAGGTGGCAATAGCAACAAAGTGGAAGCTGGGAGGTGCTGGCCTATGGCGAGGGGAGGTGTGAATCAGTGACTGAAGACCCTGGCAGAGGGATTTTCAAAGGGGGCttaggaggaagaagaaggaaagggatGGGGATGAAATGATTAGTCAATATAAGACTAAGCCAGGGAGACTGGGCCCAGCTGTGGGTGAAGAACTGAGGGACTCAAGTTCCAAAGCAGGCAGTGTGCCCCCGAGAGGACTGCCAAATCATGGGTGAGGGAGGGGAGCACCAAATCTACTTCTGACATGTCCCTTCCCTGTTCCAGGAGCTCAATGGTCCAAAGACTTGCACAGTGTGGGTCTGAGCCGGTCATTTGGTGTGTGGAGGGCCCCAACGAGACATGTGTGAGGCGGGCCATGGCCCCTGAGTCCCCTGACTTCATGTAACTAATAAAATGACGCTGAGAGCCTCTGGGGTTCATGAAATGAGTCTGGGTGTCTGCACATGGACACTTGGTGCCCCTTCCTCCACTCCCAAAGCATTGCAAAGACACAACTAAGAATGGCTTTCCCCTGTATGTTCACCAGCCCCCATTCCAACTCCATTCTCTCCATGGGGGTGAGGCTGCAGCCACTGCACAGAGTCCTGGATCCAGACATAGGGGCACAGCCCTGGGACTATATACTGGGGACTTCCCCAACCCCTTAGTACCAAGGAGATGAGAGGAGAGTATTTCTGCTTTAGGTTTTTAGAGTCCCCCTTTGGGCTCTTTGGCACTTGAAAAGCAACCCCCCACTCCCTGCCCTAGGAGAAGGGGTAGGGGGTAGGACTTGGCACTGGCTGTGGGACAAGTTATGGCTCCATCATGCCCCTGGGCACTTGCAGAAAGGAGGAGTGACACCAGGACAAGCCCCTGTTTGGGATCAAGTTCTGAAGGAGACTGGGACAGTCAGTGGAGTGGTCACTGGCTGGCGGGGTTTGCTAGGAATTCCTGGCAGGGACAAGGAGGCAGGCCCAGTCTGACAGCTGAAAGGCCCCAAGTGGCCATCACTCTGAAGTCATGCACTGCAGCCGGTGTTTGAAGAAGAGCAGGCGATGTTTGGCCACTTGACTCTCGTCCAGTGATCCCGGGTAACGGTACCGAGCATAAGTCTCTGCCTTCGCATCCCTTGAGGTCCAAGGCAACTTCAACTTGGATGCGTGATCCACAACGACGTCTGAGCAGGAGCCCACTTGAAGAGAACCAAGTCCATCCAGGAAGAATTctgggggcagagggaaggggagtACACAATGAAGGGTCTTGAGGATTCAGAGGCACCGCTGCCCCTAAAGGAGAACTGAGATTTGGGATATGGTGGGTGCATATGCAAAGACTCCATCTCTAAGGACCTTAGGCATGTAAATCAACCCTTTTGAGTCTTGTATAAAATGGAGTCAATATCCTTACCTTGTGCTTTGAAAACGgattccctcccttcctccctcctgcaacacacactcacacacccaaAAATTCAATAAATGCGGACTTGGCTGCTCCGAGGTGGCCTGAACCAGGAGATTCCGTTGGGAGCAGGATAGAGGCCGAGGTGACTGTGGTGGGGAAGCTCAAGGCAGACCCAGTGGCTGTACTGGCCGCTGAGGTTTAAATGATGTTTGGGGCTGGGATGTTTGGAGCTCTCTCTGTGGCCGGGGCACGGGTCTTGGTGAATCTTCGTAGAACTGCTCTAGGGACCCCGGTGGCAGCTGTGGGCTCCGCGGGGTGGTCGGGCAGTAGTACCCAGGGCCCCAGGCACCTTACTGTCCCACCACCCCGCGGTCCCTGGTCCCGAGCCCCGAAGGGTCCCTGCCCGGCCTGGAGGGGGCGCCACTCACCCAGGTGCGCCACGCGGCTGAGGCGAGGGTCAAAGCCGACCTCGCGCACCTTGTCGGTGCGCGCCAGGAAGAAGTTGACCACGCCGTCTGTGACCACGCACCCCGGGAAGCCGACGAGCTCGTGGTGGAAGCCGCGCTTCTGCCGGAGGCAGTTCCCGCGGCCTGGCGCGCCGGGCTCCACGCTCAGCAGCTGCCGGTAGGTGGTGGCGAAGCCGGAGATTTCGCGCACCGCGCCCCCCACCTGCCGGGGCGGGAGGATGGCTGCAGGCCGGACGCGCACTGGAAGGGGTTAGGTCTAGGCTCCCTCTCCCCAACAGGCTGGCTTTCCTCCTGGGTccttccccgccccacccctgcagGACCCAGACAGTGGCCCAGGCTCTGCTTCCGTCCCAGGGTTGGCTGCTCTCGGGTCTCCCGGCCTAGCCCTTAGCCTCCCGGAAGCCCTCCTCCCATCCTCCATACCGCGGCCCCTCCCCTACCAGGTCCAGCGGCGTCCGCTCCAACACGTCCACAAGCCTCTCCAGTCGCGTACGCGCCGTGAAGACGAAGTCATCGTCCACCCACAGCACGTACTTGGTGGTTACTTGGGATATGGCCAGGTTTCGGCCTGCGAACCAGCCCTGGGAAAGAGTAAGTACGGTTGGCGATGCTATTGAGATAGGACGCAGCCCTCTGCCGCCTACTCCTCACTCCTGACCCCTCTCAACAGCCTCTGTGCGTGTATGTTcagtctgcgaccccatggactgtagctcgccaggctcctctgtccatgagatttcccaggcaagaatactggagtgggttatcatttcctcctccaggggatcttgcctacccagagatccaacctgcatctcctgcgggcggattctttactaatgagctacctgggaagcccctcaacaaCCTGTGCCCCTCTCCAAACTTTGGAAGTGCTTAGGAATGGCCGGGagctaggtttaaaaaaaatgcagtttccCACTGCCAGAGGCTCTGAGTGGGTGTTCTGGGGGAAAGTCTTGGAATGTATTTGATTCAtgcgttcattcattcattcatcaactatttattgagcccctactAGATGCTAAGCACCATTCTAAGAAGGCAGCTCAAATAAGACCGCTCCCGTGGAGCTTACATTTCAGAAATCCTCATGCTGGATTCACTACCCTGGAGACTGCAGACTGAGGGCATGCCCCCTCCCGGTGCCCTGTGGCTGTGCACCTTGCCAAAAGGCATGAGATAGTGCTCGATGTGGGGACCTCTAATGCTCTCTGGCTTGTCGCTGTCGTCCGCGATTACCACTGTGACCGTTGGGTAGAAGCGGCGGATGCTGGCGATGAGTGCCCGTAACCGATTGTAACGAAGGAAGGTCTTAGTGGCGATGGTGACCAGAGCGCTGATGTTGTACTGGGCTAGGAGTGAGGGACAGAGTTAGGTGCAGAGGAGAGTGGCGAGTGAGGAGAAGGAAGACACCTCCCAGGGCCACCCTCTCCCAACTTTCTTCCTGTCAGGCTGGATCTATGCCCCTGAGCATACCAGTCTCACCTCCCTGGGGTAGAGACCCAGGTGGGTACAGCCGAGGGTTGGGTGGGTGTCTTATGCGAATGGTGAAGGCAGCTTCGTGTCCCTCGGTGGAGAACCGGACTGGGAAGAAAGACATGAGATGTGGCCCCTAGGGCTTGGCCAAAATTCTCTTTTCAGTAAGTCAGTATTTAAGTGCCTACCCTGTGTTGCACTTTTCTAGGCCCTGTTAGATAAGAATGCAAGGTTCGTATCCCCCTGGAACTTACATTTTAATGGGTGGGAGAAAGATgataaaagttttcattaaaagctagcctttattgagcatttactgtgtgccaggcacttttaaAATTACGTTAACtatatgaactcatttaatcctcacaatagcccTATTAAGTAGATTCCTACTACagaaaaaagaaggcagagagaaatTAACTTGTCCATAATTACCCAACTCAGGCAAGAAAGCTGGGGTAGGAACCTAGTCCATCTGGTTCCAGgttaagtaaataagaaaattcagGTACAGATAAGTATTGAATAGAAAATAAGACAAGTATTGTGAGAGTGAAGAGGATCCATCTGAGCTGAGATCCAAATGATAAGGAGCCAGCCATACAAAAATCTAGGGGATGCGTAgtctaggcagagggaacagcaagtgcaaaggcccccCAGTGGGAGTAGGCTTGGTAAAGAAGCCTTGGAGAGAAGCAGGAGGGCTGTTATACCCCTTTTGCCAGAGGAGAAATGGGGGCTCTGGGACAGAAAGCTCTTTGCCCTCTAGTAAGTGGTGGGCTGGGAATAGAGCTTGAGTCTTCTAGTTCTTGGGTCAGGTCATTTCCTGGGGCCCCCATGGTTGGGCTGAAGGGGGGACACACCCAAGGCTCGGGTTTCCCTCTGGCCTGTTCCAGCCCCAGTTGAACAAAggccccttctctccctccttggCCCTGCTGGCCCAGCTGAAATGCCCATTGTGTGTCTGGACAGCTCTGGCCATTGCCCGAGTGTCTCCCACACCCTTTGCCATTTGCTTGCTCCTTCCTTTCTGGCTTCCTGTGTTCACCCAGCCTGTTACTACATCCACCCAGGCCTCGCACCTGTGTCTGCTGTGTTTGCCTGGTAGCTTCGGCTGCTGTAAGTGACCAGTTGCAGCTGCCGATTGAGTTGGTCCAGCCCTAGGCTGGTGAGGGTGAGATCTGGCTGCCCTTCTCCGATGAGAGTCACTCCAGTTACTTCCCCTGCCACGTCCCAGGTGCCCAAGGAGGCAGTCAGGTTCACCTGGGAGGGGGGATTGGCAAGTGCAGGGTGCAGGGTTATGCCCCCTACCCACCTCTTGCCTCCCTGCTTCTTCCATCCCTCCTTTGGCAGCCTCGCTGCCCTTCCTTCATCATTAATGCCCACCCGGCCTCCCCACCCTCCTGTTTTTTCTCACCTGGTATACCTCCTGACCGGAAGTGGCCTGCAGGCCCAGTCCTGGAAGCAAGGAGAGGGAACCAGAATCACAGACAGCTTGGgattcctccctttctcctccctctttcaCCTCACACAGCACAGAACTTCTCACCCATCCCTCCTATTGAGGCCACAGCAGGGCACATTGTAGGGCATAGCCCAGAGTAACCGATTTCTCACTCCTTCCCATCAAAGCAGTAGGTCTTGTGTGGCCTGCCCTGCCTGTCCATCTAACTTCAGCCAGTCAGCAAGAACACACCCTTCTCCATAAACCTCTCCAGTTGTCTTCGGCAATTCCCCACAACCCTAGAGTCCCTTCTGTCCCCATCTCCCACCTCATGAGCCCTCCCTGACCTCCAGTTTCCCTTTCATTAGAAGCCCCCCACCTGGCATTCCAATCTTCCCTCATTCTTTCTCACCCAGCCTGGGCTCTGCCACCCTCACAGTGGTTTAGGTCCTCCCCTTggaccctcctccccacctggcACCAAGATACTCCTGAGGGGCTGGACCTCCACACCCTGCAGGGGGTACTGTAGCGGGGAGTTGGCAGGGGCTATGAGCAGCTGGTCAGCAGCAgactggctcctggcagtgaaggagggggaggacagaggaggagtCAAGGGGAGCATGCTCTCCCTCCTACCCCACCCTCCCTCCAGGCCTCCCACGGCTCTCCACGGGCAGAATCACATCCTCCTTTCCGCTGGGTACCTTGAAAGGAAGGCCTGGAACTCCTGCTCCCTCGAGGCAGACACAGTGCTCAGCTCCTCAGGGTCAAAGGCCTTGGTGAAGTCAAAGGCTTGGACCTGCCTCTGGAAGGGGAGGTGAAGGCTTCCCTCACTGGACTCACAACTGCAATTGTTTGCAGACAGCAGCCTGTGGAGCCGGAAGGAAGGGTCCTCAGAGCCCAGCCATACAGCTCACTCATCCCACGGAAGGTTGACACAGCACCCGCACCTTCCCCATTCAACCCTGTTCATCCAAAATCTGTCCCCTTAATCACTGCTCTTCAAATAGTCCCCCAAAGGAGGGACCGCCCATGAGATGACCCATCCTCTACATCTGGATTTTACAGAGATATAGAACAAACCAAATGCTAAGGTTTCAGAGTTGCCTACACACCATCAGGACCCCAGCTGGACTCCTTTCACAGGGAATGACCAGGACTCACAAAGTCAGGGCCCTCCCCTGATTGCAACCGTCCCTTCCCACTCCCGAAGCACAAGACTCAGTAGCCCCCTCCACCTCTCACTTcactccccgcccccccacaaCCACTCTGGGGAACCCAGGCATCAGAGCTCAGCAGTAGAGGAAACAGAAGCTTCCCAGACTACCCACCAGCGAGTGCCATGCTGTCACCCCGACTCCTTACACTCACCCCACCACTTGCTCCTTGATCCTGACCGGGATGTGTGCGTATCTGGGCTCAGGGGCAAGACCTAGCAGTTCTGGCCTGGGGTTGCCCTGTAGGGGCGTCCACAGCGCAAGAGGTGTCCGAAGGCCCGGCGCGACCCGGGTGCTCGCGTACAGGAGCCCCAGCGAGGCGCAGGCGAGCAGCAGGACGAGCACACAGAGGGCCCGGCGGCCCAGCCGCATCCTGGGTGGGCGAAGAAGTGGGAGGGTGAGAAGGTGGTGGGCGAAAGCGTGGGTTGAGACTCTGGGCCCCCGCAGTTCCGGAGACTCCAGCCGGCCCGGCTGTGGCTTCCCGCATCTCGGGCGCCAGGATTTGTATAGCGAATCGGTACCCTCGTCCCCCTCCCCTCACTCCCCGGGCCTCGGGTCTCCTAGCCTCCTTTCTTCTCGCCCTCTCCCACATCTCGCTTTCCATTCACGCCCGAGGCCTGTTATCTCGATGAAGCAAGAGACCTTTGGAGGTAGCGGTTTCGACGCGGCGGCTCGTAAGTAGAAAAAGCACCGTTTTATTAGAATAGCCGATGTTCCGGAGCCCGCCGCCTCCCTTGGCCCACgcatcccccaccccctcagTCCGAGCATCACCTGGCCCGGGTGGGCTGCAGAGGGCAGCGCCACACCTTGCCTGTCATGAAAAAATGCAGAATCACGCCCGCGCTGCTGGGTGGCCCCGGCGGAGGTGACCCCGTGGGTGGCCTCGCGAAGCCGTGCGGGGCGACAAGGTGGACCGGTGCGCGCGCCTCTTCCCGCTTCCGGCTCAGTCCCGCGTCCCGCCCCAGCACTGACCTGTCTTAACGCTTTAAGGCCGCCGCAAGATTTCGGTCAGGGCTGTGCCAGGCTCTCAGCCCTGGCCTGAGAGTCCTCATGGGGCTGGAGGCGGCCTGATTGGGGAGTCGGGCATGAGTCTGAGAGTGACGGGGAATCCTCCTGCCTCCCGAGCGCGCACGACCCCGCCCGCCTTTGGACTCTCCGGGCTTTGTAGACCACCGCGCTGGGGTGGTTCTGGGCGTTTCCTGCGGGGTTGGGGGATCGGAGTCGAGAAACCGCCTCACTTCAATTCCATAAATAAATCCGGGGTTCCCTGGGACCCTGTCCCTCTTGCCGGGCCGGGAGAGCCCGGGCCGCCGCCCGGCTTTTCAGATCGCGGCAGCTTGGCTTGGGTGCTGGTTGCGGAGGGGCGTCAGGCTACGCGCCGAGAATGAGAGCGCTGGGGCGCCTTCTGGTGGGCGCGGAGGACACTGCGGGGGCGCGAAGCCAGCGAAGCACGAAGGTCCTTCTCTTcacgccccctccctccccgccaGCCCTTTGCCCCCGAACCCTGGCATCTGCCCCGCCCCACCGCGATTCCAGTCACTCTGTTCCTATTCGTTCGCAGCCGTCTTTCCATCGAGACTTTGGCCAGGACTGGCGATAAGGGTTTTAGGAAGTGATGGGGCGGGGACGCCCTGTAAACCCATTTCAAGGAAGACTTGGATACTTAGGGTGAGATAAAGGAACCCAGACAAGACTGGAAAATAAAGACTGCCTAGCTAACAAAGACAAGTTGACAGCCTCCCTCCTAGCCTCGCCTCCCCCGCCCACCGGCCCCCGCATACCCCAGTTCTCTAAGGAATACTCAATGATGTAACAAACACTCAGTAATTCAAGGGCCTGCTTCTTCTGACTGCTCCTTGTTGCAGACTTGAGGAAGGGAAGATCCCCAAACAGTGCCTAGATTGGTTGTACTTATGCGTGCAAGCTGCAGACCTGTACTACCTTAGCTGGATTCTTGATGCTGCCCTAAGTTCTGTGGTTCCATGATTCTAATAAAAGATGTCACAATTTAATAGGGAAAAAAGATACAATAGGAAATGTAAAACATAATGTAAa
Coding sequences within:
- the SLC26A10 gene encoding solute carrier family 26 member 10 isoform X1; this encodes MSGLPGARTCPGPGEASDLKSPLSAKFREPLTETRFQQLFGDAEQEPELLAEPRWSRLWRRRASACSGPGAWRLLLARLPPLRWLPHYRWRAWLLGDAVAGLTVGIVHVPQGMAFALLTSVPPVFGLYTSFFPVLIYTLLGTGRHLSTGTFAVLSLMTGSAVERLVPEPLSGNLSGIEKEQLDAQRVGAAAAVAFGSGALMLGMFALQLGVLATFLSEPVVKALTSGAALHVLVSQLPSLLGVPLPRQIGCFALFKTLAAVLTALPRSSPAELTISALSLALLVPVKELNVRFRDRLPTPIPGEIAMVLLASVLCFTSSLDTRYNVQIVGLLPGGFPQPLLPSLAELPRILADSLPMALVTFAVSASLASIYADKYSYTIDSNQELLAHGVSNLVSSLFSCFPNSATLATTSLLVDAGGNTQLAGLFSCMVVLSVLLWLGPLFYYLPKAVLACINISSMRQMFFQMRELPQLWRISRVDFAVWMVTWVAVVTLSVDLGLAVGVVFSMMTVVCRTQRVQCLALGLAEGTELYRPLRESHKLLQVPGLCILSYPAPLYFGTRGQFRRVLEWHLGLGEGRKEAPKTDGPPDAAAEPVRVVVLDCSGVTFADAAGAREVVQLASRCRDAGIHLLLAQCNASVLGTLTQAGLLDRVTPEQLFVSVQDAAAHALERLELNGPKTCTVWV
- the SLC26A10 gene encoding solute carrier family 26 member 10 isoform X3, with protein sequence MSGLPGARTCPGPGEASDLKSPLSAKFREPLTETRFQQLFGDAEQEPELLAEPRWSRLWRRRASACSGPGAWRLLLARLPPLRWLPHYRWRAWLLGDAVAGLTVGIVHVPQGMAFALLTSVPPVFGLYTSFFPVLIYTLLGTGRHLSTGTFAVLSLMTGSAVERLVPEPLSGNLSGIEKEQLDAQRVGAAAAVAFGSGALMLGMFALQLGVLATFLSEPVVKALTSGAALHVLVSQLPSLLGVPLPRQIGCFALFKTLAAVLTALPRSSPAELTISALSLALLVPVKELNVRFRDRLPTPIPGEIAMVLLASVLCFTSSLDTRYNVQIVGLLPGGFPQPLLPSLAELPRILADSLPMALVTFAVSASLASIYADKYSYTIDSNQELLAHGVSNLVSSLFSCFPNSATLATTSLLVDAGGNTQLAGLFSCMVVLSVLLWLGPLFYYLPKAVLACINISSMRQMFFQMRELPQLWRISRVDFAVWMVTWVAVVTLSVDLGLAVGVVFSMMTVVCRTQRVQCLALGLAEGTELYRPLRESHKLLQVPGLCILSYPAPLYFGTRGQFRRVLEWHLGLGEGRKEAPKTDGPPDAAAEPVRVVVLDCSGVTFADAAGAREVVQLASRCRDAGIHLLLAQCNGAQWSKDLHSVGLSRSFGVWRAPTRHV
- the SLC26A10 gene encoding solute carrier family 26 member 10 isoform X4, with translation MAFALLTSVPPVFGLYTSFFPVLIYTLLGTGRHLSTGTFAVLSLMTGSAVERLVPEPLSGNLSGIEKEQLDAQRVGAAAAVAFGSGALMLGMFALQLGVLATFLSEPVVKALTSGAALHVLVSQLPSLLGVPLPRQIGCFALFKTLAAVLTALPRSSPAELTISALSLALLVPVKELNVRFRDRLPTPIPGEIAMVLLASVLCFTSSLDTRYNVQIVGLLPGGFPQPLLPSLAELPRILADSLPMALVTFAVSASLASIYADKYSYTIDSNQELLAHGVSNLVSSLFSCFPNSATLATTSLLVDAGGNTQLAGLFSCMVVLSVLLWLGPLFYYLPKAVLACINISSMRQMFFQMRELPQLWRISRVDFAVWMVTWVAVVTLSVDLGLAVGVVFSMMTVVCRTQRVQCLALGLAEGTELYRPLRESHKLLQVPGLCILSYPAPLYFGTRGQFRRVLEWHLGLGEGRKEAPKTDGPPDAAAEPVRVVVLDCSGVTFADAAGAREVVQLASRCRDAGIHLLLAQCNASVLGTLTQAGLLDRVTPEQLFVSVQDAAAHALERLELNGPKTCTVWV
- the B4GALNT1 gene encoding beta-1,4 N-acetylgalactosaminyltransferase 1 isoform X1, whose translation is MRLGRRALCVLVLLLACASLGLLYASTRVAPGLRTPLALWTPLQGNPRPELLGLAPEPRYAHIPVRIKEQVVGLLSANNCSCESSEGSLHLPFQRQVQAFDFTKAFDPEELSTVSASREQEFQAFLSRSQSAADQLLIAPANSPLQYPLQGVEVQPLRSILVPGLGLQATSGQEVYQVNLTASLGTWDVAGEVTGVTLIGEGQPDLTLTSLGLDQLNRQLQLVTYSSRSYQANTADTVRFSTEGHEAAFTIRIRHPPNPRLYPPGSLPQGGETAQYNISALVTIATKTFLRYNRLRALIASIRRFYPTVTVVIADDSDKPESIRGPHIEHYLMPFGKGWFAGRNLAISQVTTKYVLWVDDDFVFTARTRLERLVDVLERTPLDLVGGAVREISGFATTYRQLLSVEPGAPGRGNCLRQKRGFHHELVGFPGCVVTDGVVNFFLARTDKVREVGFDPRLSRVAHLEFFLDGLGSLQVGSCSDVVVDHASKLKLPWTSRDAKAETYARYRYPGSLDESQVAKHRLLFFKHRLQCMTSE
- the SLC26A10 gene encoding solute carrier family 26 member 10 isoform X2, with protein sequence MSGLPGARTCPGPGEASDLKSPLSAKFREPLTETRFQQLFGDAEQEPELLAEPRWSRLWRRRASACSGPGAWRLLLARLPPLRWLPHYRWRAWLLGDAVAGLTVGIVHVPQGMAFALLTSVPPVFGLYTSFFPVLIYTLLGTGRHLSTGTFAVLSLMTGSAVERLVPEPLSGNLSGIEKEQLDAQRLGMFALQLGVLATFLSEPVVKALTSGAALHVLVSQLPSLLGVPLPRQIGCFALFKTLAAVLTALPRSSPAELTISALSLALLVPVKELNVRFRDRLPTPIPGEIAMVLLASVLCFTSSLDTRYNVQIVGLLPGGFPQPLLPSLAELPRILADSLPMALVTFAVSASLASIYADKYSYTIDSNQELLAHGVSNLVSSLFSCFPNSATLATTSLLVDAGGNTQLAGLFSCMVVLSVLLWLGPLFYYLPKAVLACINISSMRQMFFQMRELPQLWRISRVDFAVWMVTWVAVVTLSVDLGLAVGVVFSMMTVVCRTQRVQCLALGLAEGTELYRPLRESHKLLQVPGLCILSYPAPLYFGTRGQFRRVLEWHLGLGEGRKEAPKTDGPPDAAAEPVRVVVLDCSGVTFADAAGAREVVQLASRCRDAGIHLLLAQCNASVLGTLTQAGLLDRVTPEQLFVSVQDAAAHALERLELNGPKTCTVWV
- the B4GALNT1 gene encoding beta-1,4 N-acetylgalactosaminyltransferase 1 isoform X2, yielding MRLGRRALCVLVLLLACASLGLLYASTRVAPGLRTPLALWTPLQGNPRPELLGLAPEPRYAHIPVRIKEQVVGLLSANNCSCESSEGSLHLPFQRQVQAFDFTKAFDPEELSTVSASREQEFQAFLSRSQSAADQLLIAPANSPLQYPLQGVEVQPLRSILVPGLGLQATSGQEVYQVNLTASLGTWDVAGEVTGVTLIGEGQPDLTLTSLGLDQLNRQLQLVTYSSRSYQANTADTVRFSTEGHEAAFTIRIRHPPNPRLYPPGSLPQGAQYNISALVTIATKTFLRYNRLRALIASIRRFYPTVTVVIADDSDKPESIRGPHIEHYLMPFGKGWFAGRNLAISQVTTKYVLWVDDDFVFTARTRLERLVDVLERTPLDLVGGAVREISGFATTYRQLLSVEPGAPGRGNCLRQKRGFHHELVGFPGCVVTDGVVNFFLARTDKVREVGFDPRLSRVAHLEFFLDGLGSLQVGSCSDVVVDHASKLKLPWTSRDAKAETYARYRYPGSLDESQVAKHRLLFFKHRLQCMTSE